GTTAGTGCTgctagcttgtttactatattacatgaatgtcAATGTCACACTGATCATCCCACGGAGCTCAAACTTTTTAAACtctgtatggaaaacaaaacaaatagcCGAATATTCGTATCAAACAGTCAAATCTGATTCAattggcataattctgagtagGGTACAGCCCTAAAATCTTAACACCACTGAGTGTGCTAGAAGTGTTTATACTGTTGTATCTTCATTTTCCTTTATATCCCTAAATGCAACACCATGAATGCCTTCGCGGACACACTGATGGAAATTGGGCTCCATGCACCAATTGTAACAATTCATTGCATTCACTTCTCTTTGTGATGGCAGGCTGTAAATGTGACTATTTGGAACAAGTGGAAACATTTCTTCCTTATATGTCAGTTAGCTTCAAGCATACACTGGCCTTTAGATTCTCTTGGCTGTGTCCCAACCTTTAGTTGTGTGTCTTATATATTCTCACATTTCTTTGATATGTTAATTACGCCAAGGTATCTTAATAAATGCTGCACATCAGCAACTTTTAGAATAGGTTTGAATATGCACTTTAGCAACGTAAGGATGGTTTGCGTCTTAACCCCTTAGCGCTGGATAAAGTGCTGACATAATCTTCTTAGATTCTTGTGCTTCATATACCCATCTCCTGTGATCTTTcatattctctctctttctctcttcttctctgcctctTTGATCCTGAACTGGATTGTTGGATTGACAACAGCCTGTTTCCCATTGTGTGCTGTGAGCCTGACTCGCCTCATGCAACCACATGCAAAAAACCCTacacttttcttgtgatttATTATGGGTTCGAAACAAAGCTGCAGACTAATTTTGATAGTTGCAATAAATTAGACTATTCGGTTTTTGTTGTGACAgagtgtttctgtaaaaaaaaaagatacatataTCTCCTGTTTTTTGGTGATACAGTGATGATCTTTAttaatattgcactttttagaGATAAAGTTTGAGTTAGTGCTGTTAACAGAAGACGGTCAGACATAGAAACGCTACTGTGGAACTAAGCCTCTCTTCTTGATGACATGTTCCATCGCAGTCTTTTCGGAGGTGTCCAGGTTTATCTCGTACTTGGCCAGGATTTTCAGGATTGGCCTCAGCTTTAGCCACCACTGAATCTTTGGGATACGGTGTCTGTGGAGGACAATATTTGTCAGTgcaaagaggaaacaaaaggaACAACTCTCTCAAAGCCTAGGCAGTAGGGGTTGAATGATACCTTCCTTGTATCGATGCATCAATTTATATTCCTGCGATCATACCACATCAATAGGTAAATGGCAAGTCGTCCTTCTAGTGTGACTTTTATCAATCTAAAATCACTTTTCAAGGCATAAATCTACTGTATTGATACTAAGAATTTGTGCCTTGTATTTTGCACGTCAAACATTGTTATGTAAGGGCTTGACAGCAAAAGTATTTCACTTACATTTGCATATAGAAATAGATGTGTGGgaactgtaaaatgtatttaatagcACTTGTGCGAATCATGCGCATAGCCACAGGTGTGCCAGGGTGTGCCTTtgccactaaaagtgttttgttttttataaagcccaCTTCCctgttgttttccttctttaTGTGGATTGCTATAATACATAAGACACACGTAATTTCTATGCAATTGGGGAGCAGAAGCTTTTCTGGCCCactttatgtatgtatgtacagcATCGTTACACCCCTACTAGGGAGTCAAGTAATTTCTGTAAAATACTTAGAATAAAGATGGATTAAGTGAATTTTGACCACTAGGGGGCAGAGAGAGTCCAAAGTAAACTAGGGGGTTTAGGCTTTATAGCTAACAactgcatacatacatatgtagcACAAGTACGTCTACATGGGCATTAGATTACAGTCCCTTTCCTTAGCAAGCTGTCAACTCAAGTACAAGATTTACTCAAGTTCTAACCCTGGTTTGGCCCACTGTGTCTAACTGTGAAATGTcattaaacacaaaacagaataagtaacaaaaaaatcaattgtcTTACTCAAAGTCAGTCTGATCTTTAAGCTCTGCCAGAGGCTGAAAGACCAAAGACCTCTTCTTCATGCCCAGCACACAGGCTGAATCTGGAGAGTTGGCAAAGATCCGACCTGGAGGTCAGGGATTAAAGATATAGTATACATTAGCACGGGAAGCAAAAGGATTCATTACATCACAACTGTATACAACATGTCCTCACCATGTCTGTAGCATTCCTTCAGCTTGTCAGTCAACCATAACACAGACTTGAGCCCCATCTTCGTGCCAAAATTCCTGTCAAAGGGACTTGGTGTTCCCCCCTAATAACAGAGGATAGATTTCATCATGTTTGTGAAATTGAAACTGGAGGCAAAAATAATGTGCAGTCTGCACTGAAGTTCTTCACAGGTCAACCTTGACCCTAGAGCCCAAGACCCTACTTGGGACCTGTATGGGTTTGGGTCCAGGTTTTATTATGGTCAACTTGTTCTGTGTGGGGTCCCATTCTATTACTGCGATACCCGAGTTTGTCTTTCAGAATGCGTCATACCTGAGTGGATCAGAGAAGGCCCATGATCACTGCTGATCATGAGGCATAAGTGCTGTGTGTTTAACTTGGTTAATGATGAGGCGGATTTAGGATCAGATCACATGAgtgaaaataatgtgaaaaaaatgtctaggagCAGCACCAGTAAGTTGGAGGCAGAGCAGAGGATAAACTAATAGTGAGCACCACAATATCCACAACCTGGActgattttctgaaaaaaaaaacaaaacaaaaaaaactctggaTTTAAGAACTCAACATATGTTCTGATTGTACGACCACTTTAGACAAAGTAAGGCTGCACTTTTTTGTCTCTAATGTTTTTACTATGTCAGTAAATCTGAATTACACGTAAGTGTTCATGGACTCTGTAAAATGAACTAAACGACTGAACGATGTGGAGCATGTCCATACTTACAAAGTTTAAACGTCTACATTTGAATGCTCGATTTAAGCAGCTTAGAATTATCTTACACTGGTCACCAGCATGTGACCAGTTTATAATAGTTCAACAACTACAATAATAAAGTGACagaattttataaaaatacacatctCAAACAATTCgagatgaaaaatgtttttagctgtAGAACAACAATTTTAGTAGAGATTTTAATTACCAGGTTTGTCTATAAAACAGACCAGAGACCTGATATGAGTCATGTTACTCTACCTATTGGGTTCAAACATACGTAACAAATTCCCTGTGTCCATTAGGATTCGggtcagtcatttttttcatttaatggcTCACCTGCTGCATGTGTCCAAGTACATTCTTCCTGCAGTCAAACACACCCTTGCCCTCCTCTGAGTAGAGGTTGAAGATAAAGTCTGTGGTGTAGTTGGCATTGCATTTCTCATTTCTAAAACAGACATAGGACATTAGGTGAGATGAAGCCATAGTGAACTGCAGAGTGTAAAGTTTATTCTTCTCAGAGTAGAAATTATGCCAAGTATCACAAACCTCAGAATCAGTCCTCTCTTCACTGTTGTCTTCATCTTCTCCACCAGATGTTCCACATTCACCTGCAAACAAATCAGCTATCAGACCACTGATCTATGTCATCACTTCCTCCCTTTTTGTACTTTCATAGGGACAGACCTCGAGGTCGTGAATGTTGAAATGCTCCTCGTAAATGTAAGCGGCATCAGCTCCAGATGCCAAGCCTGCCATGGTTGCCAGGTAGCCACAGTATCCTCCCATAGTCTCAACAATGAACACTCGTCTCTTGGTGCCGGCAGAAGATTGCTTGATCCTGTCGCATGTctggaaaaggagagagagtaAAAGAATACAGTGAGTGAGATTTAGGTTCTCAATCCTCTGGTGTTGGTTTCATGTTCTATAAGAATTTTACCATGGTTATAGTGTTAAGTGCAGTGTCTGTGCCAACACTGAAGTCAGATCCGGGAACATTGTTGGAAACAGTAGCAGGAATAACGACAAGTGGAACACAAAGTTCCTCATACTTCTCTCTAGCCTGCACCATCTCCAGACCCCCAACAAATGCCTATTAAAGACAAGAAGGAAGGAGGGAATTAGTAAAATGTCATGTACATGTTGTGTTTTAGTGTTATGCACTAACAAAACCTCTATAATTCAGCTGCTCACCTCAAAGCCTCCAATAATGATTATTGCATGAATGTTGAACTTAGCAATGTTCAGACTGATTTCCTCCATAAACACGCTTGGCAAGGACCTTTAAACAGGAAGGATATAGAATTATAGTTACGTCCACATActcactgttaaaataaaagcaacactATCAGCATTATTTGCCcatgtcttggccaaaaagatGCACCTGAACACATAGCAGAGACTGCAGCCAACATCCATCAAGCATGTGCATTCTGTGCCTGCGTGAGAGAAAGTAACTCTCCGTACCAGCAGGCGGTGGTAgactatatttatcattaaaaaggAGAACAGAAAGACTGACAGGACAGAatcaagatgctagttagccaatTAGCACATTGacaacacaatccaatgttGAAGGAAGAAAGAATATTTTCCATGTGCTAGTGAACAATAAcacctctgtttctcttctcatgcgctgagctgaactgccaatcagaacTATTTCATTCATTGATGGGATCCACCAGCCCCACTGCCAATTCAGCATGATAAGGCCAAAACTAAGCAACAGACGCCCACCGACAACCTGAGACTGACCAAAAGCCAACTGTTGGCTTAGTGTGTAAGGGCCCTTACAGGGGCAGTATATGGCATTCAGGGAATATCTAAGACTCACTGTCTGGGGCAGTATTTTCTAATCAAGGTTCTCAGTATGGAGGTTGTTGAACTGGCAGtgagcagctaacagtgctaactcaATAAACAGCGTTaacaaacagcaacagtgctgacagagccaACAGTGTTACCTGACAGGAAATTTGAGGGTGGATGTTACACCTCTGTAATGTCATTGTCCCAATAATAGCAGTAACCATTGTATGAGTGCAGTACTGAACAGCAGCAAAGGCCAGACAATGGGATACACATAGGACTCACATGCATACATGGCCAGCACCACtaccacaacaacacacagagaggctTGGATTGCAACAAATACaatgttattattactgtaCCAGTTAACAGAGTGGTTTATTGAAATATCTCACCTCTTTGTGCCCAGGATGGAGCCCCCCTTTCCAGTCCATCCTGCCACTCCAGACCAGCCGATGGGTTCAATCTGTGCAGGGACAGAGTGCATACTCTTTCATGCTCTGAAAGTAAAAGCCTTCTTGTCTCCGTGCACGTAAGTAGAACTTACCATTCCATGAGCCAAGCCATCAAAGCCGTCGTGCACTGCCAGCATCTGGTGGCCCTGGAGAATGCCGATCCTGACAGCCGCACGAACTGCAGCATTCATTCCAGCACACGGAGCTCCCACGTTCAGTATAGCGATGTTGATATTACTCTGGCACAGGAACAATCACAGAAACATTTGTCAGGataacattttcagtgggaCTATGAAACAGTTAATTTATTAGATGGTTCAACTCTAGTTCCTGACCTTTTTGTCTGGGAGGTGCACATGAGCCAGCATTTTGTAAGTGTTCCAGTTGTTCTCAAAGCTCCTATTGTCCAGAAATAAGCAGATATGTGCAAATATGTGAAACTGAACAGAAAACTTTCATTTGGATAATTTCAAATGGATAATGCAAAAGTGCACGTCTCACTTTCCCCTGAGCTTCACTGCATCGTCAAACCTCCCTTCCCCCATGGCTGTGGTGACATCTTTGGTCTGGTGTGAAAGACGGAAAAGACAGAACAGAAACTGAGAATGGAATCAGAATATTATgcacatcaaacacacagctTATTAGTGCTGCTCATCTAGTTCATTGGTagagtttagaaaaaaaaactgcttgttGGAGTCGCCCTGAAGAACAATGATTTGTTTATGGGAAAAATTCAACTCACCACTTGCACACACTCCATGAGAGGGAGCCTGACAGCCATGTTTCCAGACAAGCTGACCACACATGCGGGAGTGTCTGGTGTGGCCTCCAGCAGGGCCATCACAGCCTCCACACCCATCCTGCTGGCCTGAATCATGACAATCAAAGAGCAGACACTGAGAGAAAAGGGTAGACTTGTATACGACTGATACATAgtattgaatattttaatatttatatatcagACAGTGCTCATATTACCAGGATTCTGTCAAAGGCAGAAGGGGTTCCTCCTCTCTGCACATGACCCAATATGGTGGTGCGTGTGTCAAAGCCGAGCTTCTTTGATACCAGCTGTACACAGAGATTGggattttatttgtcatatgAAGAGCCTATCTGTGTGCTGGTGTACTGGATTCCTACCATTACTGACCAGTTTGACGTCTTCACATGTGATAGCTTTGCCTTGCTTGTCTATTGCTCCCTCTGCAACAATGATGATATTCAAACGGGAGCCGCGGCCTCGTTGCTGAGAAGGACAGAGAAAACTGTCAGGATGAACAGGCagactcatttttaaaaagctagattTGAATAAGTCATTGAGGCCAATGAGagaaaagacatttacatccaTCAGTCTTCTGCACAGATGTTCCTCCCATCCCTCATCTGGGGGCATCTCTGGGATGAACACCCAGTCAGCGCCACAGGCCAGAGCTGTCACCAGAGCCAGGTAACTGCAGGTGAAGAGTCACATGAACTGAAAAGTCAGTATCCAAACCTTTCATATgataaatttctgttttttcacgCTATTAATGTTTGTTAGAATGGAGAAGCCTCtgaaacaacatttaaacaaaaacacagtaaatatttcATCAGACAGCGTATTGGAGATGGGGAGTATGTTAAAAATTGGGAAAAGACCAGTAAGGTCAGTTTATCTAGTAAACCCTCAATCCCATTCTTACCCCCATTCAGGCAACAGCATCAGGTCACACTTTGTCCAGTGCTTTGGTTTTTAACACCAaaattaaaacctgaaaaaccaATGTCACTCTTAACAGACTCAGCTGTGCTTTGTGTTAAATGCTAATTAGCAATGGATAGAATGCTAACATGCGAGATGGTCAGCATGGTAAACTTCTATGAAGTTATTATAATTAAGGTTAAGGAACTAATTCAACCACCTCTTTTTCATCCCATCCTTTCTTCAGGACTCTACCCTCCAAAACCCTGTTTCATGTCCTCGCTCCCTTCGGCACAACAGCTCAGTGTTAGCATTATTGCCTCAAAACAAGAAGGTCCTGGATTTGAACCCCAGTAGGATGACGATGCAAGGACCTCACCGAGACGTGACCAGATCCTGAGTCTCCACCTCTGGGCTCCTAGATGCTCCGGCCACACTGTGACTCTGTTTGGCCCCGTTCATCTCCACACTATGACCCCTGCATCGCACTGTACATGAACCTGAAAAACAGTTCATCCCTCTCCTTATCTCTCCTTGATCCCTATATCCCACCAAACTTGATCTCACTCATTCTTTACCAAACCTCTTTACCCATGCCGAATAAACTCCTTTTATACCATGGCATGATCtgtgtgagcatgttagcatttagccCAAATCACCACTGAGCCCAAGTACAGCTATACCTGCAAATGTGGCTGTAGACTCTCTTTAATACTTGAGatgtaaatgtagttaaaagGAGGGGCAAAGTAGACTATAACCAGTGACTCTATAAATTGTTTTACAACCTAACAGATGAATAAACCCCCATGCCGCTcctttaaagacacacacagactgtacTCACCCACAGTGCCTGCCCATTACCTCCAGGATGAAGGTCCTCTGGTGACTGCAGAACAACACGTATCATGTCAAGACTCTGACAAGGCAGTTCTGTCCATCACATCAGTGCATCAACAGTGTCAAGTATACCTCTGTGCGGTGGTGGTGATAGCATCTACTATCTCGATGATGCGATGCAGTGCAGAGTCTGTGCCGATGGTCATGTCGGTGCCACAGAAGTCATTGTCGATGGAGCCCACCATGCCGACAATGTTGAGATGGGAGGAACCCTTGGCCTCCTTATCCGTGATCTTACCTGAGTTCACAGATTACAATGACAACACACTCAGATACCGGTAATTCTTAAATAGTGGCTGGAGCCTGAAGTATCCAGATGATAAAAACCATCCGCAACTTTCCCTTACATCAGCACAAAAGGGCTGATATTTAATTTGAAGTTGTGTTGCTTAGAAAATCGAAACGTGTCTCACCTGCTTTGACCAGATCTGCCAGCAGCCCACTCCACTCTGTTCTGAACTGGTTTGCACCCGTCAGACTGCCATCACCTCCAATCACACACAGGTTGGTGATGCCCAGCTTGACCAAGTTACAGGCGGCCTTGGTGCGTCCCTCCTTTGTGCGGAAGTCCTGACAGCGGGCGCTTCCAATCACAGTGCCACCCTGGAATCAGACAATAAGAAGGTTTAAAACAAGGATCACAATGAAGCAGATAAGGAGGCGGGGTAACATTATCTGAAACCCAGGGTTCGACTACACACATGGCAGACAAGGGACTTTTCCGGTGGGCCAAAGTTCCTCTTTTGTCTGACTGTCCCATAAAACgtgtattttgtaatattgatttttttttttattgagactgGACTGGCCCAATCCCCCCTCCTTTGGTTTCAGTGcctaaagcacaaaaaaagagtgcCAAAATGgataagacaaaacaaaacagaggtgCAAAAATGTCAGGTTGAAGCAAGATAGCCCTTCAGGCAGAATGGCATTGCCAGGTGTCTGAGGCTACAACCCCAGATGGTTCATGAATAGCCTCGGGCCTTTTAGACCCTTTAAGCAACTTGCTGCTCAGACTGACCTCTGtcaagtcccttctttatgatcgctttacacagaaccaaacattGGCTGATTTAttccgctccagtgtgtgattttagattgCATGCCAGCTCTTGGTGGCTGTTTTGGTCGCAGCAGAgaatctctcctctctcattgTGCACTTATAGGTAGTGGGTTAATATACCGTAGTTACAGGAATCTGTGTCACCTGATATTTTGTCATACGTGTGCCATAATGTAAGCTTTTATGAAGCATGACAGATgcctaatattttttaaacacttgtcCCCCtgataaaaacattgaatttatAGAAACAGCGTCTCCAGTTAAGTAGATGGTGGCAGTGTGTAACCTCAAAAATAATGGCTACAATCTGCCATAAAATGGAAAGAAGGTAAAGCAACTATGCACAGTTTAATCAAGAAGTATTATGACATTTCCCATAAATTCATCtaaaaaaggcacaaactggtgcataaaaattcactgTATAccaatacaaatatataactTACTTGTCATGTGTAATTGACTGTGGTGGGCCAGTCTGGGCCAAAAAGCCAGGGTCATTTTTTGCCTCAGTCCAGCTCTGCTGAAACCTAAGCACTCGGATCCTTTAAGTCTTAAGATATTTAAATGAACTTTGGCATTCAATTGACTTTTAATGACCTTCATTTGACCTACAGAGCTGCACTGTAAAGGCTAAAGAGTTGCTAGAGTTACACGGATCATAACCTCACTGATCACAGGTTAAAACCAGAGTGGAGATGAGCAACATGAAGATTAATTTGCTTTTGCATCCTCGTGCTTGTTCTCACCAGCTGTAGCATCATAGACACACTCTCCCAAGTAGCAGGACGTATGTGGTCTCCTCCATCCACCAGACCCTGGTAACcctgtcaacaaaaacaaaataacacctCCTTGAACAGGGGTCATTGCTGGGGAGAAAGCTTCAGGCCTAATGATACAGGCATATTTTTACTCTGCCATGTGCAGCTATTTCAGTCTAGCAAGTGGTGCGTTAACTATATTGGGATTTACAGATTATTTATAGGCAAGGTTCATCATGTGTGATAGGCAGTGCAATACTGCTGAAAACTCTTACTTGATCAAAAGCAAGCAACATCTTGCAATCAgttaatagtttaaaaaatttcTTGTGTAAAAACGCAAACATTTGCTTGCTCCAGCCTTTCACTTGTGTTTGTTATCactttttctgttcattttgttGATTGAataatttggggtttttggaTTGTTGGAAAGACATGGCAACACTTTgtcactcccaactcgtcaaatgcCGATGCTTTGTCTCTGGCACAACACAGACTTGTTAGATACCCCTCCAGCGATGGTTTTGGATGGTCAGGAAAGGCATGTCAATTTACGCTTTTTGCACGTGTTGTGTCTtttcagtttctgctcattaaatACATgcagtctcttttcaaaatacaattaGAATGTAGGTTAAGAAAACTTAAGGATTACTTCCCcaggtttaggcaataaaagcacatggtttgggtcagaaaaatacatcacGATTTAGCTTTAATTAAGTTTGCTTGTTACTAACGTAATGTAACATCATGTGACATGTGTCACATACATCATGTCACAAAGTTACCAACATAGAGTGCTACACATAGGTGAACAAGCacataatattgataataactCAGCTGATTTCTGGTTTTATataggacacaaacagcagtttgttgtttgtttgaccccTCCACCAACCCTCCCATCAACTATAGAGggacttttctctctttatacCAGAGCAGTTGCTTGGGGTGTCAAAAAAGGCCACAACAACAGGTGCATTTGATTCTGACACTCAAGGAGGCCTCTGTGCATCGGTATCTGACATagagggccactgaccaatcgtctgtatttgatgagttggaaGTGAGACCAGCTTAGCAAGATAGAGCTGTGGGAACTTTATGGTGGGCATTTTGACCagtttttgtatgtgtatgCGTGAGTGAATTTTGACATTGTACGGATAACATGATtcatcaaataataaaaacagaaaatttagaATATCATTTACCTCATGGACAAAATACACCTTGGCTCCAGTGTAAAGTCCCACTCGAACTGTGGCCCTCACAGCTGCATTCATACCTGTgggcacagtgtgtgtgcatattagCCTTTTTAATTATATGAGGGCCATTTGTTAGGGACAGAAAAATTGATTGAGTGGAATAACGAGAGTCTGGTGGTACAAAAATAACACctgttaaacaaaaatataatagcATTTCAATTGACTGTACAGTTCAGTTGTCAGTGATAGT
This DNA window, taken from Plectropomus leopardus isolate mb chromosome 2, YSFRI_Pleo_2.0, whole genome shotgun sequence, encodes the following:
- the pfkmb gene encoding LOW QUALITY PROTEIN: phosphofructokinase, muscle b (The sequence of the model RefSeq protein was modified relative to this genomic sequence to represent the inferred CDS: inserted 1 base in 1 codon; deleted 1 base in 1 codon), with product MCVSMSAKWTVMLHTLATGITFHNRKAELEVRRCLYSRQYSXDFYTLGLFPSVGFSSRTMAQTASIDPTKMGKGRAIAVLTSGGDAQGMNAAVRATVRVGLYTGAKVYFVHEGYQGLVDGGDHIRPATWESVSMMLQLGGTVIGSARCQDFRTKEGRTKAACNLVKLGITNLCVIGGDGSLTGANQFRTEWSGLLADLVKAGKITDKEAKGSSHLNIVGMVGSIDNDFCGTDMTIGTDSALHRIIEIVDAITTTAQSHQRTFILEVMGRHCGYLALVTALACGADWVFIPEMPPDEGWEEHLCRRLMDQRGRGSRLNIIIVAEGAIDKQGKAITCEDVKLLVSKKLGFDTRTTILGHVQRGGTPSAFDRILASRMGVEAVMALLEATPDTPACVVSLSGNMAVRLPLMECVQVTKDVTTAMGEGRFDDAVKLRGKSFENNWNTYKMLAHVHLPDKKSNINIAILNVGAPCAGMNAAVRAAVRIGILQGHQMLAVHDGFDGLAHGMIEPIGWSGVAGWTGKGGSILGTKRSLPSVFMEEISLNIAKFNIHAIIIIGGFEAFVGGLEMVQAREKYEELCVPLVVIPATVSNNVPGSDFSVGTDTALNTITMTCDRIKQSSAGTKRRVFIVETMGGYCGYLATMAGLASGADAAYIYEEHFNIHDLEVNVEHLVEKMKTTVKRGLILRNEKCNANYTTDFIFNLYSEEGKGVFDCRKNVLGHMQQGGTPSPFDRNFGTKMGLKSVLWLTDKLKECYRHGRIFANSPDSACVLGMKKRSLVFQPLAELKDQTDFEHRIPKIQWWLKLRPILKILAKYEINLDTSEKTAMEHVIKKRGLVPQ